The Euphorbia lathyris chromosome 3, ddEupLath1.1, whole genome shotgun sequence genome contains a region encoding:
- the LOC136224911 gene encoding zinc finger protein ZAT12: MNKRGRDDYEAIDMAANCLMLLSKVGESDENSINGGRSFVCKTCNRKFNSFQALGGHRASHKKPKLTGDDLLMLPNSPPKPKIHECSICGLEFPIGQALGGHMRRHKDRGNMGDGLVTQTLLPVMPVLKKSNSSKRVMCLDLNLSLWPAEDDLSLGLGKVQNPVLKCFI; encoded by the coding sequence ATGAATAAAAGAGGCAGAGATGATTACGAAGCCATAGATATGGCGGCCAATTGCTTGATGTTATTATCCAAAGTCGGTGAATCTGATGAGAATTCCATTAATGGCGGCCGTTCTTTTGTATGCAAGACGTGTAATCGGAAATTCAATTCGTTTCAAGCGTTGGGCGGCCACCGTGCAAGCCATAAGAAACCGAAACTCACCGGAGATGATCTTTTGATGTTGCCTAATTCGCCACCGAAACCGAAGATTCATGAATGCTCGATTTGTGGGCTGGAGTTTCCGATTGGGCAAGCTCTTGGTGGTCATATGAGAAGGCATAAAGATAGAGGAAATATGGGCGATGGATTGGTTACTCAGACTCTGTTGCCGGTGATGCCGGTTTTGAAGAAATCGAATAGTAGTAAGAGAGTTATGTGTTTGGATTTGAATTTGAGCTTGTGGCCGGCGGAGGATGATTTGAGTTTGGGGTTGGGGAAAGTGCAGAATCCGGTgttaaaatgttttatttag